The following nucleotide sequence is from Trifolium pratense cultivar HEN17-A07 linkage group LG2, ARS_RC_1.1, whole genome shotgun sequence.
AGGAAGAGAAAACCAATGTTGTTAAGATCAGTGATTGGATGCCTGAAACTGAACCTATAGGAGTTCTGAGTAAAAGACAGTCATCATCAGTGAATGACTCTCAAAGGCAACAACCAATGTCAGATACAGACTTTGAGTTTCACATCAATGTTGATCTTGCTGATCTTGGGGTGTCTATTATTGATCATACACCAGAGGAAATTTTGTACCTGTCTATTCAGAATCTTGTTCTGGCATATTCAACTGGTTTGGGCTCCGGAATCAGTAGGTAAgatttgcatttatattttttcacgTGCATTTTCTCTAGTTTCCTGGTGAATGTACGGTGCAAACCTAATATCTTGTTGACTGGTACAACTCAGCCATTTTCCAGaagatttaaaataattatataagaCATTTTGTCTGGTTATGGCATTATttacaaattttgattttgaaaatacAATATCTCTTGTGTTCCAGATTCAAACTCAGAATGTGTGGGCTACAAGTGGACAACCAACTGCCATTAACTCCAATGCCAGTTCTCTTCAGACCTCAGAGAGTTGTGTCAGAAACTGATTATATCCTGAAATTTTCCATTACAATGCAGTCAAATGGATCATTAGATCTTTGTGTCTATCCATATATTGGTCTTCATGTGAGCATCACCACATTATAATTACTATTTAGCAAAGAGATATGTCAATTCTAAACTTGTTTGTGAATCGTAAAGATTTTGACTTTTTATGACGTGTTATGGTAAGCAGGGGCCGGAAAGTTCGGCTGCCTTTTTGATAAACATCCATGAACCTATTATTTGGCGCCTTCATGAAATGATCCAGCAGGTGAAGATCAGTAGACTGTCTGAATCTCAAACAACTGCTGCATCAGTTGATCCAATCATTCAAATTGGGTAAGCAAGACTCTTGCTTGGATATCCATAATTATCTGCATTGGACTTCTATTAGCTGCCTAACGTTACCTTGAATTACAGTGTCCTTAATATTTCGGAAGTACGGTTCAAAGTGTCTATGGCTATGTCGCCAAGTCAAAGACCCAGGGGAGTGCTTGGATTTTGGGCATCCTTAATGACTGCATTAGGCAACATGGAAAATATGCCGGTaagtattttaatttatttctataaGTTACCTTATTTTAAGGGCCCTTCTGTAAATCTCAAGTAGCTTCTTGCTGAAGGTTAGTTATTCAGtcttttatgtttgttttctaACTATGAACATGTTATGTAAGCTTTGTTAATAGCTAAAAAAATTCCAAGAGAATAACAACCCTGTAGAGGCTCATAAAATATCTCATGTATCTAAGAGAGATGCTAAGACAGAAAGAGAAGCACTGAATGTAATGCAATGAGCAGgttaaaaattgataaattagttGAAACTGAGAAAATTTCAGAGAATTCATGTACTGAATATTTCTATTATAAGAGAACGTGGAATACAAAACGGGATCTGGTAAGAGATCTAGGGCCTGTTTGATTGTGTTTCCGAAAACAGTTCTAGTttcaaaaattacaaaattaccaatcttgtttgatttgataattttacaaaactgtttttgaaaatagttttttatattggtgttttaaaaaccaaaaaactaGAACAGCTAATAGTTGTTTGTGTTCACTTTCGCTTTTCGCGTTTTAAAAACACACGGATACACCCTCATTTCATTGATGGCAATAATGTAAATAacttaaggaaaatgctaacgagtgccctTGTGGCACTCTTTAAGTATTTCtttcatttaaagaaattatttattcaaaaagttaaacatttcaattttcagtGCATTGACTTCACACAATTTcataaaaacttactatttaaggtgcttaaagagtgcccccgAGCAAGACCCATaacttaaaaacaaaatttcatttcaaacaatatttattttagcaTCTTGAAAACAGTTTTAAAAATAGGATCACCaaacaagtttttattttattttcttctcaaattcagttttttaaaattgatttttaaaatagtatttaaaaactgaaaaaacCCAATCAAACAGGCCCCTAGTTATTTGTAGTTCTGGCAAATCTGTTAGATCCGTATTGCCCAACAGTTAGGGATGTCTGAAATCCAGTAGACCATTACAATAGATTTGGTTTCTCACTCTTACAAAGCTATAACTGGTTTTGTTCAATAGACATGTGACTAAGTGTCTCACTTACAGGAGCTATCATAGGACTCTATTAAAGGCTTGGCTTTACAATGTTAGACTATTTATGCAATAATCTCAATTTGTGAAATCTTTCTTTTCTGCAAATATATCTAATGCTGAAAATCTTTGCATGATAAGTTTTGAGATGTTATGCCTTAAGTTTACTCGGTTTTAGGATTGGAGAATTTCATGGTGCTAATGATAAATGCATACTTCTGATCCAGGTCAGGATAAACCAGAGGTTCAACGAGAACATAAATATGAGGCAAACTTCTATGATTAGCATGGCTATTTCAAATATCCGGAAAGATCTTCTAGGCCAACCGCTTCAGCTACTCTCAGGTGTTGATATATTGGGCAATGCAAGTAGTGCACTTGGACATATGAGCAAAGGTGTAGCTGCATTGTCTATGGATAAGAAGTTCATTCAAAGTCGACAGAGACAGGTTTTGTCTAGTCTGTTCTTATTTTCCCGTGCTTTAAATTTTGATAGCCACATTGATATTACCACCAGACCTAAAATTGAAAGCTTTTAAGTAGTACTTTCCTTAGTACTTTCCccacataatttttttcttaatttcattTTGCGTTTTAAAAAATCTCAGGTCATGTTTAGTGATTTGATAGGATGCTGTCATGCTGATATACATGTTTAATATAACTTTGTGTGACAGGAAAACAAAGGTGTGGAGGATTTTGGTGACGTTATTAGAGAGGGAGGTGGAGCATTAGCTAAAGGTTTATTCAGAGGGGTAACTGGCATTTTAACAAAGCCTCTTGAAGGAGCAAAAACTTCTGGTGTCGAAGGTTTTGTTCAGGGTGTTGGGAAGGGTATCATTGGTGCAGCTGCGCAACCAGTGAGTGGTGTTCTGGATCTTCTGTCAAAAACGACAGAAGGTGCCAATGCTATGAGAATGAAAATAGCCTCTGCTATAACATCTGATGAACAACTTCTTCGGAGGAGGTTGCCTCGTGTTATAAGTGGTGATAATTTGCTTCAACTATATGATGAGTACAAAGCTCAAGGACAGGTACCATGTGATCAACTAACTATAATCAGACCTAAAGTTCATTCTGTTATTTCAACATTTGACTTTTAACTATCAAAACAAAGGaaattaattctcattcaaATCCTAATCAGGGTTATTGATCCACCCAATTTTTAAGATTAAACAAAAGATATTACCTTTTTATTTCAAGATACAAATGTTTCAATTGTACAATTCATTTCTAAAATATGCAACTTTTGTGGATTATCATTGCTAGATAGTTCTCACCATAGCAGGGCCTGGATCCTCCAGGGCCCATTGTGTGTCCATTGTAATTTGTAGGTAGCCATACGATGTATTTACAAGAGATCAATTTCACAATTTGAACCTGTGACCTTCTAGTCACAGGACCGcaacttcaaatttttttttttttaattaaacttcAAATGTTAAGCTGGGGGAATATGACCATTGTTGTGACttctggaaaaaaaatattgctatCTAATTTACTTGTTATATTTCATGAACAGATATCAAAGAGCCTTATTGCCGcctttttatcttttgatttgtcTGAATTTCAACTTACTTTTGGGGGCTCAATTTTAAACAATTGCCATATTTTGTCGTGAAGGTCATACTGCAGTTGGCAGAATCAGGTTCATTTTTTGGCCAGGTTGATCTGTTCAAAGTTCGGGGAAAGTTTGCTTTATCAGATGCTTATGAAGATCACTTCATGGTTCGAAAAGGGAAAATTCTCATGGTCACCCATAGAAGAGTAATACTGCTGCAAGTATGTATTCATGATTTTGAACAATAAATATCCCATTTTCTTCAATCCACTGTTacttatcagcaattttttttcgTTGTCAGCAACCATCCAATATTATTGGTCAGAGGAAGTTTAGCCCTGCAAAGGATCCTTGTTCGATAGTGTGGGATATACTGTGGGATGACTTTGGTGCAATGGAACTGACACATGGAAAAAAAGACAACCCAAAATCTCCTCCTTCACGGCTCGTTTTATATTTGCAGTCTAAATCATTGGATGTGAAAGAAAATCTCCGCATTGTAAAATGTATCCCTGAATCGCGTCAAGCTATTCAAGTCTACTCTTCAATTGACCATGCATTTAGCATTTATGGCCCAGGTGCATCAAAAGTATGTTTCTATTCCCTTGTACTTCATTAAACATTCATTTGTACATTCTCTACTTATTACTTGTGACATCCTTCCCACGATGAGTTAACTGGACCATGTCTAAACTGAGTTTGAAAACTTTTTCCTGACTCGGATGCATAAGCATGCTTAGTGAACATATATGTGTTCCCAAATTTTTCACAATATTATTCAGTTCTGACTTCTGAGTGATGAATTATTTTCCATTGATATTTTCAGGGATTGCTGAAAAATAAAGTAACCAAGCCATATTCACCACTTGTAGATGGTCCTAGTGTAGATGTAACACCGAAAGAAGGGGTATGCCCCTGGTCCCCGGGACAGATGCCTGGATCAGCGCCTCTCTCTTCAAGTTTTGGAAGCAGTTCTAATCACTAGGATTGAGTTTTCATCACATATTGCTTCGCTACATTCAACATGATCAAGGCTCTATCTCAAATTTCCCAGCGAAATTCTGCCCTGTCGAAAGACCATCAATTTGTCTGTTTGATCTTATTCTGACTGATATCCGTTCAACAAATGTGGCGTAGAAGAGCtctatgtttgattttattcTCTGGCTGAAAACCGTTCAACAATTGGAGGCACAGAAGAGCCCATTTGCTCTTCGGGTTTGAAAAGTatcatttttttgtattttcctcACTATCACTATCGAGATAGTAATGTTGGTTCCGGGAACGATATACCTAACCGATAATAAATGGTTAGGGAGGAGGGGGCATTGATTCTTAGTCAATGAATTTATTAGGTAGTAGGCATTAGTTCTTATAGTATATTCTCCAATAGTTCTCGTATAATATTGAAGGAAAACAATTTCGTTGTACATATATAAAATCACAGCACATATTAATAGGAGTTAGAACTTTTACTTGTCCACCTCCATCCATGCCCCTTCCAAATATGTACGTACGTCTGCTCTGCATGACCTCGGAATACAATCATAATTGTCTTCCTCCATTTGAGGAAGTAATTTTCGAAAGTTTGTGATATATCGTCAATAGAGTTATCTCTTCTCAAATTGACTGAGCTAGAATAGAAAAGTTTGTGATATTGGGCTTGAATATAAGCAAAACTTATCAAAAGTAACTTTGTTAGACCATCTTCAATGGTgtagtacttattaggtactcatggtacttattaggtactatcattggagcacaacacattttagtaccaaATAAGTATCACTTCTCAAATAAGCAATCTCTCTCACATTGTATATGATAGAATTTGTGGGATTCATTTATAAAGATATAGAGTTATTGATGAGATGTGGAGTTATTTGTGAGATccatttagaattttttaagagatgctgggttggagagattgagtgcttattaggtattattattaaaaaattacaaatgagtgatgtgtatacGCGGGATCCACTTAAGTACTCAAAATTGGATTtatccattgtggatgctcttaaaTGTTGCCATTTCAAAAGTATCCCTAATTGATTGTTCCACTTTTTGACATGACTATAAATTTCATTGCAAATTTAATGTATTATAAGGGGtactttagtaaaaataataattttttttgtcaagtagtttagtagctagaaaatttaccttaaaggtgaataagtgggctcctgcacatattgtgtgatgtctctaccaattgagttaagctcacgaagacacaaatttcttaatatgcgtaaaacaatataattttgcctataataaaaaaataaagcataTATAAACCAGTTGCCCCTGGTTccaatttataagcaaaaatatggtaaattttaatatggacaacttcatcaagtggtccatggtggaccggtcatgaataacattataacgaatacgaattttacaaaattcaccgttggattgaaaatttatatcatatagatcatccatagaaaaatttagaaaaattgaaaatcatttgatatgttattgagacacgactagattaacagtttattaaatgacgtaaatcttgatgggtctcaataacatatcaaatgattttcaaaaaaaatttaaaaatttatggatgatcaatataaactttcaatccaacagtgaatttcgtaaaattcatattcggtagatcacttgtgaaggtggtccatcGTAGCATTAGCAGCAAAAATATATGATTCTCAGTTGCCCCTCATATATTAACTTTGCATTTTATTGAGATaactttgcaaaaaaaaatagatttttacatcatatcttttaaaattataaattaatcctaaaattttaaacaaattataaaacctaatattttcttattttaaatataaatttaaactatcctcaaatttaaaatcttcaaaagatatttAGGTATATTATTCTTAACCGTAACTACGTACAATCTAAATCCAATAATTATGCATGTCGTTCATCCACTGTACCAATCCAAAAATCAGCTCACACAATGATCCAAAAATCTAAACCGATAGATAAATTATTATGATTTAGAGTAAatgtaaaatgaaaaataatttttgtaacaataacaaaaaaaattacttttaaaaaaaacacaaaataaatgttttttaaaggaaaaagaATAAATGTTATTAATACTTTAAGTTACACATGAAAGAACGACACATCAAATCACATCAaatttttaaagtattaaaaagttattttgattttttttaacgcatattttgatatgttttagataatttatatttgaattaaaaagTTGTTTGTAATTTagtgatgaattttttttaaaagttttgtaCAATTTATTGTTATTAAGTCTTACGAAATAGATGGAAGAATGTTTTGGTAATGAGTCTAATGACCAGAAGTTTGAACTTCGTTGTGACTCATATTTGCAGAGAAGATAATTAGGTGGTTGACCTCCTTGCTAACCATGGATTCTCTTTAGGTTCTATCACTTGTTGGTTAGATTCTCCTTTATTTATTCCTGATTGTTTGAAGAGGAACAAGCTAGGCATGCCTAGTTTTAGAATTTGTTCTTCTTAATGGAGTTTTAGTTTGGTCCCCTTCATTTGTGTTTGTTCTTTAAtccttttttaatatattttgggGTAGTTAGCTCTTAGCTTCCACTTTTTTGgtctaaaaaaaaagtcttatgaataattttaaaattaaacacaaaaaaaataaaattgtcttaTTTATTCGGTCTCTATCCATATTTTTTGAGAAATGttattttgacataattttttagacaaaaatacaacatcaATGGACAATCTTGTCATTTTATGTCaatctattatattttattttatctatttcttttttttattagggaaatgacaaaattaccccttgatattgtatttttatctcaaaaattagtcaaaatcatatttctcatattttttagcacccttgtttttttttctggTTGATTTAGCACCcttgtttttaaataataatagtatttttatttttattgtttgacTAAATAATACTTCGTACTATATGTACTATTGTCTGTGACTGTGCTgtgttatttaaaaataaaataaaaatcgaaATGTTaaatgatgaaaatggtgagCAGTAGTATTTGTGTTTCACATTACAGAATtcaatgatgatgatggtgagtTTGTTTTagctatatatattttctgtCGTCTTCGCCACTTTCAAATACCATAGTTTCTGGATTTGGGTTATTCCCATTTTCTCAAATGCTTTCAAAaaaccatgttttttttttttttttttttctgtttcaaATTCATATATTCGGATCTCGCGTTTTTCATTGCTCAAATACTACTACTAGTCGTTGAAAAACATTTGAATTAGGTTTACTTACTCTATTCCAAAACACTCACCACTAAATTAAGCTATCAACTTggatttgagtttatctactatCATAAGTACTTGCAAGACTATTTAGAgaacttatggaaacaacttatgacatgttcataagctattttaagCTTATTTCCACTAGCTCTCTaggatagtttatgaaaacaacttagaGCTTactatatgaaaacaatttgactttattttatcttttgttatagaaatagcttatacataagcgcttATTGTATAAGTGCTTAATCAAACTTTTCATCCAAAAACGGCCTAGGTTACTCGTGTGTTCATTGTACAATGCCTTATTGTGCTATAGTAGTCCCAAATGAGAGGTTTGAAGAAAACCCTATATATGGCTACTTCCTCCATTTTATGTTGCAACTTgcaaaaaagtataaaattagGGCTAATGATAGTTCACCAAGCTCAACACATTAGATCTCGTATCAAATTAAGCCTCGTTAATTAgctttcattctttctttacCCAACAGGTGGTGTTTGAGCctctatgaagcactgacacaaACACATTATGCATAGATTGGACATGACATTCACACGCcggcacacacacacacactagtAATAGTTCAAGAAAATAGAAGTGATTAAATGTAACTACACTTGTCTGCAGaaacctctttttttttcttttcattttataatgaaATTTATGCATTTTCTTTGTCTACAGAAACCTCTATATTTAGCTCAAGgtttaatgaaaatgaagaagTGGTATGGAGGCTTGTTGATCATAGCTTTAGGTATGATGTTGTTTCTACTGTATAATCTTAAAGGATTTCAGCCACAAAAGCATTTGACAAAACAAACTGCATACGATTTTTTCAATAGCCATTCACCACCAAATGATTCTATTAAAGGAAGCAACGATGTTGCAGTAGTAACCTCTTCCGATGAAGAACAGAAAATTGTACCAAAACCAACAAAAAGGCCACATTTGGTACATGTCGCAGGGCTTGATGATCTGTATGACACAAAAAATGTATCCGAAGGAGTGATGAATGTTGTACTTGTTTGGGCACATTTACGTTTGCTGCTTTCGAGGTCAGATGCTTTGCCTGAAATAGCTCAAGGAGTTAAAGAGGCTTCTGCAGCATGGAAAGAGTTGAAGTCCACTGTTGAAAGTGAGAAAGCATCTAAGATTAGTAAGATAGACAGCCCAGAAAATCTAAGCTGTCCTTTCTCTGTGATGATACTTAGCAAGACGATAGCAGATAGTGGAATCACTCTGGATCTCCCTTGTGGTTTGGTTGTAGATTCTTCTATTACACTGATTGGCATCCCTAATGGACAAAACAGTAGCTTTCAGATTGGCCTAGCTGGACAGGAGCTAGAAGAGGAACCAAATCCTCCAATTATCTTGCATTATAATGTGAGTCTTCCTGGAGAAAACATGACAGAGGAACCGTATATTGTTCAAAATACATGGACTAATGATTTTGGGTGGGGGAAAGAGGAAAGGTGTCCTGCTCGTAGTTCTGCTAACATCCGCAAAGGTAAATTTAGCATGACTATCATATATCCACGTCTTTCATCAATTCATTATATGTGATGATCATGATAGAACTTTAAGTGTTCAATTTGTCTGCATGCAAATCTAATGGACAAAATCCAACTagaaatatgttatttttatgtAGAAGATATAAAATtagtaatttataattataaccGAACTTGGATAATGTCTTGTTTAAATACCATTTCATTCCATAATAAGCTGTAACTAGTAACTACAGTAGCTGCACCTCAGGTTATGCTTAAGCTGCCAAGTTTGCAGGATTCCTGTCATATAATAATTaatcacaataatttatttcatttgtGTTATcgtgtttcttttttattcttgagTGCAGTTTTTTATGAGGGAGGCTTTTAGTGAATTCTAAATTGTCTAAATCTATGATGTAGTTGATGAGCTTGTTCTCTGCAATGTACAAGCTGTCAGAAATAACAACGACGAGAATGAAAATGTCGGTCAACCTACTAGTGATATACCTTCTAATATTTCCTCAGAAAGTGCACATAGAACTGCTAATTTCCCTTTTTCTGAGGGTAATCCTTTCACTGCCACATTGTGGGTTGGTTCAGAGGGATTTCATATGACTGTGAATGGAAGGCATGAAACATCTTTTGCATATAGGGAGGTATGGTATAGGAAAAGAGAAATACtgctaaaaacaaaacaagaataATTTGGAATGGTTGTTCCAACTTTGTACATTTTTTGTATGATGCAGAAGCTTGA
It contains:
- the LOC123907226 gene encoding hydroxyproline O-galactosyltransferase GALT3 isoform X1, producing MMMMVKKPLYLAQGLMKMKKWYGGLLIIALGMMLFLLYNLKGFQPQKHLTKQTAYDFFNSHSPPNDSIKGSNDVAVVTSSDEEQKIVPKPTKRPHLVHVAGLDDLYDTKNVSEGVMNVVLVWAHLRLLLSRSDALPEIAQGVKEASAAWKELKSTVESEKASKISKIDSPENLSCPFSVMILSKTIADSGITLDLPCGLVVDSSITLIGIPNGQNSSFQIGLAGQELEEEPNPPIILHYNVSLPGENMTEEPYIVQNTWTNDFGWGKEERCPARSSANIRKVDELVLCNVQAVRNNNDENENVGQPTSDIPSNISSESAHRTANFPFSEGNPFTATLWVGSEGFHMTVNGRHETSFAYREKLEPWLVSKIKVAGSLSLLSILAKGLPVTEDNDIVVDVENLKAPSIPRKRLVLLIGVFSTGNNFERRMALRRSWMQYEAVRSGEVAVRFFIGLHKNNRVNLELWREAQAYGDIQLMPFVDYYSLISLKTIAICIMGTKIIPSKYIMKTDDDAFVRIDEVLSTLKGKPSEGLLYGLISSKSSPDRDKDSKWYISDAEWPHDTYPPWAHGPGYVISRDIAKFVVSGHQERTLQFFKLEDVAMGIWIEQFKNSGKEVHYENDERFFNAGCDSNYVLAHYQSPRMVLCLWEKLQKEHKPECCE
- the LOC123907226 gene encoding hydroxyproline O-galactosyltransferase GALT3 isoform X2 → MMMMKPLYLAQGLMKMKKWYGGLLIIALGMMLFLLYNLKGFQPQKHLTKQTAYDFFNSHSPPNDSIKGSNDVAVVTSSDEEQKIVPKPTKRPHLVHVAGLDDLYDTKNVSEGVMNVVLVWAHLRLLLSRSDALPEIAQGVKEASAAWKELKSTVESEKASKISKIDSPENLSCPFSVMILSKTIADSGITLDLPCGLVVDSSITLIGIPNGQNSSFQIGLAGQELEEEPNPPIILHYNVSLPGENMTEEPYIVQNTWTNDFGWGKEERCPARSSANIRKVDELVLCNVQAVRNNNDENENVGQPTSDIPSNISSESAHRTANFPFSEGNPFTATLWVGSEGFHMTVNGRHETSFAYREKLEPWLVSKIKVAGSLSLLSILAKGLPVTEDNDIVVDVENLKAPSIPRKRLVLLIGVFSTGNNFERRMALRRSWMQYEAVRSGEVAVRFFIGLHKNNRVNLELWREAQAYGDIQLMPFVDYYSLISLKTIAICIMGTKIIPSKYIMKTDDDAFVRIDEVLSTLKGKPSEGLLYGLISSKSSPDRDKDSKWYISDAEWPHDTYPPWAHGPGYVISRDIAKFVVSGHQERTLQFFKLEDVAMGIWIEQFKNSGKEVHYENDERFFNAGCDSNYVLAHYQSPRMVLCLWEKLQKEHKPECCE